The genomic window CAAGATTCAGGGACTGGTCACGTCATGAAGGTTTTAGGAGTCCAGAGATCTGGGCATGTTAGGACGTCCTGTTCAAGGTCAAGAATGAGCTTTGAGCCTTGCATTTCCTACCACCAGGAAAAAGCTGGCAGATGGCAGGCCTCTGGGTTCTGGACACAGCACGATGATGCCACACACGGCACGATACCACACACGGCACGATACCAGACACGGCACAATGATGCCAGACACGGCACGATGCCAGACCCAGCACGATACCACACACGGCATGATGCCAGACACGGCACAATGCCAGACATGGCACGATACCAGATATGGATCTCCATCGGTTGGCACAGAGGCTTCTTGTTTTGAGTGGGGCCCAGGAAAAGGAAGGGTAGCGcagttggtgaggctgtggaacGAAGTCCTGCCACTCAGGTCCCGTGAGCTACCAGAGCTCTGGCACGGCGAGTACCTGCCGCAGGTGGGGAAGGATGCGTCAAGGGGTCTCCAGCAAGGCTCAAAAGAGCTGCAGCACAGGCCCTAAGTTTTGAAGCAAGGAGGTCCCGACTGCAACAGAGAACTGCAGACTGTTCAGAGGAGTTTCTGGGGATGGTGTAGCCACAGCTCCCACCAGAAGCCAGTGCCACAGGACCCACCCAGGCTAAGGTCAGCGGCACAGTGAGGATCCAGGGTAAGGAGCAGTGCACAGCCGGGCACCGGCCATGAGAGCCAAAGGGCTGCACGGGCAGGTGGCCCAGCTTCCAGCTTGCCTGCTGGTCAGGCCACAGCCTTGGGGGTCCCTGTGACTGGGTAGGGGTCAAGCCAGGCCTGCTTCATGGCGGTTGGGTTCGTGGTGGTCAGACCACTCCACTCGGGCTGGCCCTGGAGTCAGGAGTGGGGGCGATCCCTGGCCTCTCATGTGGAGAGAAGAGCAGCTCACGGTAAGGACACACGTGGACAGGGCTGGGGAAGGGCTCGGCTGGCCGGTCAGGGCCTGAGAAGGGCAAGGCTGGAAGACAGACTGGGGAATGGAACTGCCGGGTGGACACCGGTGTGGGGACTTGTGGGTGTTCACCAGGGGCCCCGGCTGCAGAGCAGGCACCAAGCCACCCACAAGCCAACGACGTGGCCGGCGAAGCAGCGTCGGTGCGCCCACACGGCTCCCGCCTGGAGCAATGGAGGAGCAGACGGAGCCGAGCACCCCACGACAAGCCCAGCTCCTCTCGGCAGCAGCACGCCCTATCCTCTGGCAATAAAGACCACCAGGGACCCTGGACACAAAACCAGCCAGAGACCAACCGGTCACTTGGAGGTAAACTCAGCCCTGGAGGCCCCTTCCCCTTGGAAAGACAACAGCTGGTATTCCAGGCAGGGACCCGCCTTTCCAGCCCACGGTGCCTCTGTCTGCCCTGGGAGACCGGCTCCTGTGTAACGGCCCCCAGGGCCCGACTGCTTCCGGCAAAGGGGTGCAGGGGGAGCACAGGCGCCGCAGAGCCTGCAGCCTCGGTGAGCTTCTTGGAAAGAGCTGCTGCCACTGTCCTGACACCAACCCTCTGGGACTGTGGTGGCCCTGTCCTCAATGGCCCCACAGAGGACCGCATGGGTCTGGGGACCAAGTTAGAGGCAGGAGTGGCCGCCCACTCACCAGCTCCCAGTGACCCACTGACAACGTGTGCTTCCTTTCCCTGTAACTCTAAGCTGTGAGAGCTCAGAGGTCCTAAAACCCAGCTACCTGGGACTGAGTGAGGCGCTGCCCCACTCGATGGCTGTGGGTCACCTGGCTGGGGCCGCTCCTGTTCCAGCGGACCAGCAGGCAGAGCACCCACCACTGGGCCAGGGCGGGGAGGATAGAGCCCTGCAAGAGCGAGAAGACCAGGACTCGGACCCCAGGGTGAGGGCCTGGGTCCCACCAGCAGAAGAGGggtgaaggctgggcatggtggctcacgcctgtaatcccagcactttaggaggcccaggcagggagaatcacttgaggccaggagtttgagaccagcctggcccacatggtgaaaccccgtctctactataaatacaaaaattagctgggcgcacacctgtagtcccagctactcgggaggctgaggcagtagaatcatttgaacacaggaggcggcggctgcggtgagccaagatcacaacactgcactctggcccgggtgacagaacaagactgcctggaaaaaacaaacaaacaaacaaaaaccggGAGTATCGGCTGAGCCTGGGCCAGCGGCTGCTGCAGGCTGGGGTTGGCCCCACTTCCCTCCTCCCCTAAGTCTTCCCAGAAACTGCCAACAATCGGAAGCCTGGAGAAGCCCATCCAGGTGGAATCCCCGGAGCGTGATGGGCATTGGGCCGAGAGACACGGCAAACTGTCGTGGAGGCCCTCACACTAGGCCCACTGCCTGTGGCCTCTCCTCTGGAGGGCTGCCGGGCCAGCAGGAACCAACTGACCCGGGGCCATGTAGcaccctccccagaggccaggcGGCCACAGCCAGTGACTGATATGGGAGCATGCTAGACCCCACCTCAGATGAGAAACAGCCCCTTATAgtgcaggggtggggctggggggctggTCAGCACCTGCCCAGCAGCAGGCCCCAGCAGGCCCAGCCTCAGTGTGGCCACCACCCTGCCCTACACTGCCCCCTCTGCCCAGGGTCTCTCAGCCGCCCTCCTGCTGGCACTTGGTCTCTGTTGCACATAGACGTCTGTCTCTGGCCAGCCATAGTGGCTGAGCTCAGAGCCTGGAGCCCGGGGCTGCAATGTCCACCCTGTCCCTGACACACACCTGACCCCAAGACAAAAACACAAAGCAGGAGGCACAGGAAGGTTGGAATTGCTTTTATTGGGGGCGGATGCCGCAAGGCCCCGCCCACGGTCAGGTTAGTGTTCTGCCCTTGCAGAGGCGCCAGCAGCCTGACACCTCCACCTGCCACCCGCCCAGGGTTAGTGGAACATGCAAAgctcagaaggtggaggcaggggCGGTCGCTGCTGAGGCCAGGGCTGGGTGGAACAGGACGgtcagcacagagcctggccgGCGTCCCTGGGCCCAAAGAGGGCTGGGGCTCCCTGGGAGAGAGACGGGCAGGCAGCACCCCAGGGTGGGGTCCACAAGCTGAAGGGGCCCCTGGACCCACCAGGGcaggtctgcagctcccagccatgCCAGCTGGAACGTACATCTCCCCACCGGGTCTGGGTCCTCAGGGCCTGGGGTTAGAGGCCGACAAGGAAGGCACTTACTAGGGGAACAGAGGCTGGAGGCTGATGCCGGAGGCCAGAGGTCTCAGGAGTGAGTGTGGGGGGTGAGCTGGAAAGCACAGATCAGACAGCACTGTGGGGGCTGGGCCCGAGGGCCTCATCTTCCCATGGGGAAGGGGCTTCTCTGGGTAGACTGGGAGAGAGGCCGACTGGGGCTCCCCATCCCCAGCAAGGCCTACCGTGCAGGCCAGTGCTAGAAACACCAGGGCAGAAACGCCAGCCCAGGGCTCCAGCCCTGAGAGGCTGAGGGCCCTCTACTGACGGGGCTGAGCCCAGCTGCCCTGTGCAGCTAGGACAGGCAGACGGGCAACCCTGGGGACAGGAGGGTGGGCTGGGGCCCAGCGTGGGACCCTCCAAGGCACCTGGCTGTGTGAGTGGCAGGTAGAGGGGAGTGGGGAGACCCGAGGGGGTGAGACGGCCAGCAGCTGGGCCAGCCCTGTCCCCCAAGATACAGGCTGTCTGGACAGcagatatatattaatatattagtcTGGTCTTTTTGGTTAAACTTTAGGCACCACTTGGGAGGAAGACACCTTTAAGCGTTGAAAACGACCCCAGTGCCTCGGTGGGAGCCGGGCTGGGCCGCATGCAGAGCGGGGTGGGCGCAGGCAGGCTCAGGCCACGGCGGACTCAGGGCCCCCCACGGAGGCCGAGGACCCTGAGGCGTAGCGGCGGCCGTAGCCCGAGGAGGAGTAGGAGGACGAAGAGAAGGTCATGGAGAAGCCAGAGCCAGTGGCGTCAAAGCTGCCGCGGCGGGAGCCGGCCCGGGAGCCAGTGCGGGAGCCGGTGCGGGAGCCGGCGGTGGAGCCGGAGCCGCTGACGCTGTAGGGGCTGTAGTAGCCCTTGCTGGACTGCGCGGCAGCCTCCAGCAGCCGCAGCCCTGTGCCCTCCTCCACCATGCTGCGGTCCAGCGCGTCCTTGTAGGAGATCTTGAGCTTGGTCTTAGGGCAGGTGAGGTACTTGGAGTAGGCGCCCACATCACGCAGCTTCTGTGCAGTGCGGGCATCCACCGTGCCACGCTGCAGGGCCTCATCCAAGGGCACGCGGCCCGGCGTGTCGGGCTCAATCAGGCCACCGGTCAGGTACTGCACCTCCAGGAAGCGCTGGCCGGCCTCGTAGTAGAGCCAGCCCTTCTTCAGGGCCTGGGCGGCCGACATCTTGGTCTTGGTGCGTGGGTCCTCAAAGCCGCAGAAGGCCTTCTGGGCCAGATTGATGCGGTCCACCATGATCTTGTCCACCAGGCCCTTGTTGACAGCGTCGGTGACAGGGAAGCGCTCACCGGTGCTGGGGTCGATGATGCCCCCGGTGCAGGCCTGTGCCTCCAGCAGTCGCTGCCCTGTGATGTTATCCACCAGGTTGCGGTGCATGGCCTCGGTGATGGACACCTTCTCCAGCGTCTCCGTGTCCAGGATGCCAGCCACGGGGCCCGTCTCCTCAGTGGGGTCTGACCAGGAGGCCAGCTGGGTCCTGGAGACGGCGGGGCTGATGGGGTAGGAGGAGGAGGATCCCACGGAGGAGGAACGGGACCGGAAGCCGCTGGCATTGCCCGAGAGCATGTCGGCGAACTCGGTGATGGAGAGCGTGCCGGCGCGGTACTGGTCCAGTGCCGAGCGGTCGATGAGGTTCTTGGCGATGGCGTCGTCAATGTCGTATTGGCGGCCGGAGCGGCGGTCGATGATCATGGACTTAACTACGCCGTCCGAGGAGGAGATGGTGATCTCCTCCCACTCGCACTCCTGCTCGGACAGCTCCAGGTACGTCTGGTGGTCAATGAGGCCCTTGCGGTAGGCCTCGTACACGGACATCTCCTTGCCCGTCTCGGGGTCCACGATGACCACTCGGCGCTTGCGCACGGAGGACTTGGAGGACGTCTTCCGCTCCCGCTTCTTCTCCTTCAGCGGCAGGAGGCACAGGCCCGTCTGGGGGTCGGTGATACAACGCTCCATCAGCTGCAGGTAGGTGAGGTTCTCCTCCGTGTTGGGGTCAAAGAAGCCCTTGGTGTCATCCGAGGGGTCGGTCAGGATCTCGTTCATCTCCTCGTCGAAGAGGCCACGCTTGTAGGCCACCTCCACGGGCAGCCGGTGGCTCTCCTCGGGGTCGATGATGCCACCCGTGGCGATCTGGGCCTCCAGCAGGCGGATGCCGTGGTCCTTCAGGATCAGGCCCTTCTTCATGGCCTGGAAGAGGGAGATGAGCTTCCCAGAGTAAGGGTCCTTGTACCCGGTGACGGCTCGCTCGGCCGACAGCAGCTTGTCCTTGAACTCGGGGCCCACGATGCCCATACGCACAGCCTCCTCCACCGTCAGCTTCAGTCCCTTGATGGGGTCGATGACGTACCCGGTGGCCGCCTGTGCCTCTAGAAGCTCAAAGGCCGTGCCGGGGCGGATGATGCCCTTCTTCATGGCCTGGTACACCGAGAGCCGTTCCTTGGTGGCGTCCACGAAGACGCCGGCGATGCAGCTGGTGCCTTCCAGGAACTTCTGTAAGTTCTTGGTGACCTCCTCGATGGAGGTCAGGCCCTCCCGCAGCTGCAGCGCCGTGGCCTCGTCCATGACCTGCGAGCGCACCAGCTCCTCCACGGTGATCTGCTTCCGCAGGCCACGGAAGGTCAGCTTGCGAGCGTCCGACAGCGGCAGGAGCAGCTGGCCGGTGCCATCGTCACGGCGACACCGTCTGAGCAGCTGTGTGTAGCTGAGGCGCTCGTCGGTGGACGGGTCCACGTAGCTGCGCACCTCGCTGGGCTCGGAGAGCTGGTCGTGCGTGTCCTTGTTGAGGTAGCCGCGCTGGTAAGCCACCTCCAGTGGAAGGTGGAAGCCCAGGCGGGGGTCCACGATGCCGCCGGTGGCCAGCTGGGCATCCAGCAGCCGCAGGGCCTCCTCAGTAGGGATCAGCTCCTTCTTCATGGCCTGGAAGAGTGAGATGGTCTGCTCAGTGTAGGGGTCGCGGTAGCCGGTGACCGCCCGCTCAGCCGAGAGCAGGCGGTCGTGCAGCTCAGGCCCCACCAGGCCCTTCCGCACAGCCTCATCCACAGTCAGCCGCTGCCCCTTCACTGGATCCAGCAGGAAGCCCGTGGCTGCCTGTGCCTCCAGCAGCAGGCGGGCCACCTCGGCACTCAGCAGCCCTTTCTTGAGGGCCTGGTAGATGCTCAGTGTCTGCCTGGAGCCGGGCAAGTAGACGCCGGCCACGCAGCCCGTGCCATAGAGGTAGCGCCAGGCGGACTCCGCCTCGAGGGCCTCACGGAGGCTCCTGGTGCCCTCCCGGAGCAGGTTGTAGGTCTCGAGGGAGATGATCCGAGCCTCGTAGAGGTCCTCAGCCGTGAGGCGGCGGCGCACGTAGTCGTAGGAGGCCAGACCCTGCTGGCGGATGATCTCCGTCTTCTCAATGATctcaatgatgatgatgatcatgcgTTCCTTGGTCACCCGGCCGGCCTGAAAGTCAGCCATCAGCTGGGCCCGCTGCTCCTCGGGGATCAGGTCCGACTGCATCACCTCCCACAGGGACATGGTGGAGCCGCCGTGGCTGCCGCCGCCAGGAATGTCAATCTGCGTCTCTTCAAATGCCCTTCGTGTCTCCTCCTCAGTGTACACCTGTGTGGTctccaccacctcagccttctcCGCCCCTTTCAATGGCAAGAGGCGCAGGCCCGTCTCAGGGTCCTCCACGCAGCGCTCCAGCAGCTGCCTATATGTGAGGTTCTCGTGCGTGTTGGGGTCAAAGAAGCCCTTGGTGTCGTCGCTGGGGTCCGCCAAGACGCGGTTCATCTCCTCGTTGAAGTAGCCACGCTGGTAGGCCACGTCCACGGGCACGCGGTGGCTGTGCACGGGGTCGATGATGCCACCCGTGGCGATCTGGGCCTCCAGCAGGCGGATGCCATGCTGCCGGAGGACCAGGCCCTTCTGCATGGCCTGGAAGAGGGAGATGGTACTGCCTGAGTAGGGGTCTCTGTAGCCGGTGACAGCCTTCTCGGCCGACAGCAGCTGCTCATGAAGCTCGGGGCCCACCACGCCTGCCTTCACGGCCTCGTGGACATACAGGCGCTGGTTCCGCACGGGGTCCACCAGGAAGCCAGTGGCCGCCTGCGCCTCCAGCAGGAGCGCAGCGGTGCTGGGTCTCAGCAGGCCCCGGCGCATGGCCTCGTAGATGGACACCTTCTCCTTGGTGTCCTCCAGGTAGATGCCAGCGAGGCAGCCACTGCCCTGCAGCAGCGTCCGCACGGAGTCCAGCTCCGAAAGGTCCTTGACCGTCGTCTTGCCGTCCTTGAGCTGCTCAAACTGGGCTCTGCTGAGGACCCTGGAAGCCAGGAGCTCACTGGCTGGCACAGGGGCACGGAGGCCGCTGAAGGACAGCCTCTCCTGCCGCAGGGTCTCCACCTCCTCCACGATGGTGATGAGGATCTTGATGACCTTCTCCACGGTGACCTTGCCGGTGCGGAATTGACGCAGCAGCTCCTGCCGCTGCTCTGCGGTGAAGTACTCAGAGCTGATGAGCTCCCACACTGTCACCGTCCTGCCCTTGAAGCCACCCACGGGGACGTCAACCGGGGTCTTCTCGAAGGTCTCACGGGCCTGCAGCTCTGAGTAGAGCTCCTCCTGCCGGGCCCGAGCAGCCTTCTCTGAGAGCGGCAGCAGGCTCAGCCCAGTCAGCTGGTCGGGCCGGCACCGCTGCTGGAGCTCGCTGTAGGTGACCGGCTCCCCTGTGCTGGGGTCACAGTAGGCCTTGGCGTCAGCCCTTGGTGCTGACAGGGCCCTGCTGGTCTCCTCGTCCAGGAAGCCTCGGGCGCAGGCAACATCCAGGGGCACGCGGTGGCTCTTGCTGGGGTCCACGACACCGCCCGTGGACAACTGGGCGTCCAACAGGCGCAGGCCCTGCTCCCGGGGAATGAGGCCCTTCTTCAGGGCCTGGAACAGCGAGACACTCTGCCCCGTGTAGGGGTCCCTGTATCCCGTCACAGCCTTCTCGGCTGACAGCAGCTTCTCATGAAACTCGGGGCCCACCAGGCCGGCGCGCACTGCCTCGTCCACGGTCAGCCGGGCGCTGGTGGAGGGGTCGATGATGTGCCCGGTGCCAGCCTGGGCTTCCAACAGGGCCACAGCCACGTCGGACGGCAGCAGGTCTTTCTTCAGGGCGTCGTAGACGCTCAGCTTCTGCCCTGCCTCCTCCAGCCACACGCCTGCGATGACGTTGGCACCCCGGAGGGCCCGCCGCACAGCGTCCACCTCGGCCACCTCTCGCACAGAGCGCTCACCTTGTTGCAGCTGGTGGTAGAGCTCGCGGTCGATGACCCTGCTCTCCAGCAGCTCGGCGGCTGGCACCAGGCTGCGCAGGCCCTCGAAGCAGAGCTGGCCCTTctgctcctgctcctccaccaccgTGATGATGATCTTGATGATCTTCTCCACCGTGATCCGGCCCGTGCGGAACTGCCGCAGCAGGTCCCGCCGCTGCTCCGCTGTGAAGTATTCCGAGTTGATGATTTCCCAGATGGTCACCGTCTTGCCCTGGAACTTGCCGAACGGCGCGGACACAGTGGCCTTCTCAAAGACGTCCCGGGCCTCGGAGTCGGTGTAGACCAGCTCCCTGCCCTTGGCCGCCTTATCCGTGAGCGGCAGAAGGCGCAGGCCCGTCTCGGGGTCCTCCACGCAGCGCTCCAGCAGCTGCAGGTAGGTGAGGTTCTCGTGCGTGTTGGGGTCGAAGAAGCCCTTGGTGTCGTCGCTGGGGTCCGCCAGGACGCGGTTCATCTCCTCGTCGAAGTAGCCGCGCCGGTAGGCCACGTCCACGGGCACGCGGTGGCTGTGCACGGGGTCGATGACGCCACCCGTGGCGATCTGGGCCTCCAGCAGGCGGATGCCGTGCTCCCGGACGATGAGGCCCTTCTGCATGGCTTGGAAGAGGGAGATCTGCTGCCCGGTGTAGGGGTCCTTGTAGCCAGTGACGGCGCGCTCGGCCGACAGCAGCTTGTGGTGCAGCTCAGGGCCCACCACGCCCTCCTTCACAGCCTCATTGACAGTCAGCCGTCGGTTCCGCACCGGGTCCAGCAGGAAGCCTGAGGCTGCCTGAGCCTCCAGCAGGATGAGGGCCGTGCCAGGGCTCAGCAGCTGCCTCTGCAGGGCAGTGTAAACACTCAGCTTCTCATTGGTGGGCTTCAGCAACAGCCCTGCGATACTGCTGTGGCCCTGCAGGTAGTGGCGTACATCTTCCCGCCGCGCAAGCTCGTCCACTGTGGTGTGGCCCTGTGCCAGCCGCTGTAGCTCCTCCGCACTCAGGATGCCGGCCTCCTGCAGCCTCTGGGCTGGCACCTTCTGCCGCAGGCCATCGAAGCTGTGCTCCGGCTCTGTCTCTGTCGCGGGGCCATCAAGTGCATCCCGGCCGTTGGGCAGGGTCTTTGTGGCGGCCACCTGAGAGGCAGTGACCTCCTCTGAGTGCGCAAGTGCGGCCCGGTGCTCCTCCTCCAGGCGCTGCAGCTGCTCACGCAGCCTCTGGTTCTCCTCAGCCAGCAGCTCCTCCTGCTGCCGCCGCTGCCGCTCCAGCTGCTGCAGCTCCTCCTGCTTGCGCCGCACGCCCTCCTCGGCCTCATGCTGCCGCCGCCGGGCCTCCTCCATGCTGGCCACCAGCCGCTGCCGTTCCTGCTCCATCTgttgctgctgccgctgctgctccTCACGCAGCTGCTGTGCCTTGGCCACCTCGTCCTGGAAGAGCTGCTCCAGCTTGGCCTTCTCCTGCTCGATGAAGCGCTCCCTCTGTAGCAGGCTGTCCTTCTCAGAGAGGAAGCTCTGCTGCAGGGCCTGCGTCTCCTGCAGCAGTTGTTCCTGCTGCACCGTCTGCATCTGCAGAAGAAGAGGGTGTGATCAGGGACCGCCAGCCTGGGAGCACCCACCACCCACCGAAGCAGATCCCCAGGCCCACCCGCCTGTCGCATGGAGAGGGGGTGGTACCTCCTCAGACTTGAGCTGCAGCAGTTTGGCCTCCTGTTGGAGCTTCTCCTTCTCACGCTCCAGCTCAGCAATGGCCTCCCGCAGGCGCTCAGCATCGTGGTCACTCTGCTGTCGCTGGATCTCCAGTGTCTGCACCAGCGTCACCTTCTCCTGCGTAGCAAGCTCTGTGCGGTGCAGCTTCTCACCGATCTCCTCCGCCTGCTTCCGGAAGCGCTGGGCATCCTCCTCAGCGCGGGCCTGGGCGCGGCTCATCTCAGCCATACGCAGCTTGAGGCGCTCAGCCTCAGCACTCATCTCCAGCTGCCGCTGCCGCTCGGCCTCCAGTGTCCGCTGGAAGCCCTGCGTCTCCTCCGCCAGCTGCTGCGCCATCTGCTCCTTGTCCTCCTGCAGCCGCCGAGCCTGCTCCTGTGCAAGCTCCTTTTGCTGCTGCAGcagctctgcctcagccttgagCCGCGTAGCCTCCTGCACTGCCTGCATCTTCTCCTTGAGCATCTTCTCTGCCAAGGCTCGCTGCTGTGCCAGGTCCTCCTCTGCCAGCTGCCGCAGTCGCGCAGCCTCCTGAGCTGCCACGCTCAGCCGCGCGGCCTCCTCCGCCACCTGCTTCAtcttctcagcctcctcctgCAGGAAGCGCTGCGTATTGTCCTTGTCGCGCAAGATGAGTGCACGGTTCTCAGCCTCGATGCGTGCCTTGAGCTTGCTCAGCTCCTCC from Macaca mulatta isolate MMU2019108-1 chromosome 8, T2T-MMU8v2.0, whole genome shotgun sequence includes these protein-coding regions:
- the PLEC gene encoding plectin isoform X7 codes for the protein MSGAGGAFASPREVLLERPCWLDGGCERARRGYLYRQLCCVDERDRVQKKTFTKWVNKHLIKAQRHISDLYEDLRDGHNLISLLEVLSGDSLPREKGRMRFHKLQNVQIALDYLRHRQVKLVNIRNDDIADGNPKLTLGLIWTIILHFQISDIQVSGQSEDMTAKEKLLLWSQRMVEGYQGLRCDNFTSSWRDGRLFNAIIHRHKPMLIDMNKVYRQTNLENLDQAFSVAERDLGVTRLLDPEDVDVPQPDEKSIITYVSSLYDAMPRVPDVQDGELQLRWQEYRELVLLLLQWIRHHTAAFEERRFPSSFEEIEILWSQFLKFKEMELPAKEADKNRSKGIYQSLEGAVQAGQLKVPPGYHPLDVEKEWGKLHVAILEREKQLRSEFERLECLQRIVTKLQMEAGLCEEQLNQADTLLQSDVRLLAAGKVPQRAGEVERDLDKADSMIRLLFNDVQTLKDGRHPQGEQMYRRVYRLHERLVAIRTEYNLRLKAGVAAPATQVTQVTLQSVQRRPELEDSTLRYLQDLLAWVEENQHRVDGAEWGVDLPSVEAQLGSHRGLHQSIEEFRAKIERARSDEGQLSPATRGAYRDCLGRLDLQYAKLLNSSKARLRSLESLHSFVAAATKELMWLNEKEEEEVGFDWSDRNTNMTAKKESYSALMRELELKEKKIKELQSAGDRLLREDHPARPTVESFQAALQTQWSWMLQLCCCIEAHLKENAAYFQFFSDVREAEGQLQKLQEALRRKYSCDRSATVTRLEDLLQDAQDEKEQLNEYKGHLSGLAKRAKAIVQLKPRHPAHPVRSRLPLLAVCDYKQVEVTVHKGDECQLVGPAQPSHWKVLSSSGSEAAVPSVCFLVPPPNQEAQEAVTRLEAQHQALVTLWHQLHVDMKSLLAWQSLRRDVQLIRSWSLATFRTLKPEEQRQALHSLELHYQAFLRDSQDAGGFGPEDRLMAEREYGSCSHHYQQLLQSLEQGAQEESRCQRCISELKDIRLQLEACETRTVHRLRLPLDKEPARECAQRIAEQQKAQAEVEGLGKGVARLSAEAEKVLALPEPSPAAPTLRSELELTLGKLEQVRSLSAIYLEKLKTISLVIHSTQGAEEVLRAHEEQLKEAQAVPATLPELEATKASLKKLRSQAEAQQPVFDALRDELRGAQEVGERLQQRHGERDVEVERWRERVAQLLERWQAVLVQTDVRQRELEQLGRQLRYYRESADPLGAWLQDARQRQEQIQAVPLANSQAVREQLRQEKALLEEIERHGEKVEECQRFAKQYINAIKDYELQLVTYKAQLEPVASPAKKPKVQSGSESVIQEYVDLRTRYSELTTLTSQYIKFISETLRRMEEEERLAEQQRAEERERLAEVEAALEKQRQLAEAHAQAKAQAEREAKELQQRMQEEVVRREEAAVDAQQQKRSIQEELQQLRQSSEAEIQAKARQAEAAERSRLRIEEEIRVVRLQLEATERQRGGAEGELQALRARAEEAEAQKRQAQEEAERLRRQVQDESQRKRQAEAELALRVKAEAEAAREKQRALQALEELRLQAEEAERRLRQAEVERARQVQVALETAQRSAEVELQSKRASFAEKTAQLERSLQEEHVAVAQLREEAERRAQQQAEAERAREEAERELERWQLKANEALRLRLQAEEVAQQKSLAQAEAEKQKEEAEREARRRGKAEEQAVRQRELAEQELEKQRQLAEGTAQQRLAAEQELIRLRAETEQGEQQRQLLEEELARLQREAAAATQKRQELEAELAKVRAEMEVLLASKARAEEESRSTSEKSKQRLEAEAGRFRELAEEAARLRALAEEAKRQRQLAEEDAARQRAEAERVLAEKLAAISEATRLKTEAEIALKEKEAENERLRRLAEDEAFQRRRLEEQAAQHKADIEERLAQLRKASDSELERQKGLVEDTLRQRRQVEEEILALKASFEKAAAGKAELELELGRIRSNAEDTLRSKEQAELEAARQRQLAAEEEQRRREAEERVQKSLAAEEEAARQRKAALEEVERLKAKVEEARRLRERAEQESARQLQLAQEAAQKRLQAEEKAHAFAVQQKEQELQQTLQQEQSVLDRLRSEAEAARRAAEEAEEARVQAEREAAQSRRQVEEAERLKQSAEEQAQARAQAQAAAEKLRKEAEQEAARRAQAEQAALRQKQAADAEMEKHKKFAEQTLRQKAQVEQELTTLRLQLEETDHQKNLLDEELQRLKAEATEAARQRSQVEEELFSVRVQMEELSKLKARIEAENRALILRDKDNTQRFLQEEAEKMKQVAEEAARLSVAAQEAARLRQLAEEDLAQQRALAEKMLKEKMQAVQEATRLKAEAELLQQQKELAQEQARRLQEDKEQMAQQLAEETQGFQRTLEAERQRQLEMSAEAERLKLRMAEMSRAQARAEEDAQRFRKQAEEIGEKLHRTELATQEKVTLVQTLEIQRQQSDHDAERLREAIAELEREKEKLQQEAKLLQLKSEEMQTVQQEQLLQETQALQQSFLSEKDSLLQRERFIEQEKAKLEQLFQDEVAKAQQLREEQQRQQQQMEQERQRLVASMEEARRRQHEAEEGVRRKQEELQQLERQRRQQEELLAEENQRLREQLQRLEEEHRAALAHSEEVTASQVAATKTLPNGRDALDGPATETEPEHSFDGLRQKVPAQRLQEAGILSAEELQRLAQGHTTVDELARREDVRHYLQGHSSIAGLLLKPTNEKLSVYTALQRQLLSPGTALILLEAQAASGFLLDPVRNRRLTVNEAVKEGVVGPELHHKLLSAERAVTGYKDPYTGQQISLFQAMQKGLIVREHGIRLLEAQIATGGVIDPVHSHRVPVDVAYRRGYFDEEMNRVLADPSDDTKGFFDPNTHENLTYLQLLERCVEDPETGLRLLPLTDKAAKGRELVYTDSEARDVFEKATVSAPFGKFQGKTVTIWEIINSEYFTAEQRRDLLRQFRTGRITVEKIIKIIITVVEEQEQKGQLCFEGLRSLVPAAELLESRVIDRELYHQLQQGERSVREVAEVDAVRRALRGANVIAGVWLEEAGQKLSVYDALKKDLLPSDVAVALLEAQAGTGHIIDPSTSARLTVDEAVRAGLVGPEFHEKLLSAEKAVTGYRDPYTGQSVSLFQALKKGLIPREQGLRLLDAQLSTGGVVDPSKSHRVPLDVACARGFLDEETSRALSAPRADAKAYCDPSTGEPVTYSELQQRCRPDQLTGLSLLPLSEKAARARQEELYSELQARETFEKTPVDVPVGGFKGRTVTVWELISSEYFTAEQRQELLRQFRTGKVTVEKVIKILITIVEEVETLRQERLSFSGLRAPVPASELLASRVLSRAQFEQLKDGKTTVKDLSELDSVRTLLQGSGCLAGIYLEDTKEKVSIYEAMRRGLLRPSTAALLLEAQAATGFLVDPVRNQRLYVHEAVKAGVVGPELHEQLLSAEKAVTGYRDPYSGSTISLFQAMQKGLVLRQHGIRLLEAQIATGGIIDPVHSHRVPVDVAYQRGYFNEEMNRVLADPSDDTKGFFDPNTHENLTYRQLLERCVEDPETGLRLLPLKGAEKAEVVETTQVYTEEETRRAFEETQIDIPGGGSHGGSTMSLWEVMQSDLIPEEQRAQLMADFQAGRVTKERMIIIIIEIIEKTEIIRQQGLASYDYVRRRLTAEDLYEARIISLETYNLLREGTRSLREALEAESAWRYLYGTGCVAGVYLPGSRQTLSIYQALKKGLLSAEVARLLLEAQAATGFLLDPVKGQRLTVDEAVRKGLVGPELHDRLLSAERAVTGYRDPYTEQTISLFQAMKKELIPTEEALRLLDAQLATGGIVDPRLGFHLPLEVAYQRGYLNKDTHDQLSEPSEVRSYVDPSTDERLSYTQLLRRCRRDDGTGQLLLPLSDARKLTFRGLRKQITVEELVRSQVMDEATALQLREGLTSIEEVTKNLQKFLEGTSCIAGVFVDATKERLSVYQAMKKGIIRPGTAFELLEAQAATGYVIDPIKGLKLTVEEAVRMGIVGPEFKDKLLSAERAVTGYKDPYSGKLISLFQAMKKGLILKDHGIRLLEAQIATGGIIDPEESHRLPVEVAYKRGLFDEEMNEILTDPSDDTKGFFDPNTEENLTYLQLMERCITDPQTGLCLLPLKEKKRERKTSSKSSVRKRRVVIVDPETGKEMSVYEAYRKGLIDHQTYLELSEQECEWEEITISSSDGVVKSMIIDRRSGRQYDIDDAIAKNLIDRSALDQYRAGTLSITEFADMLSGNASGFRSRSSSVGSSSSYPISPAVSRTQLASWSDPTEETGPVAGILDTETLEKVSITEAMHRNLVDNITGQRLLEAQACTGGIIDPSTGERFPVTDAVNKGLVDKIMVDRINLAQKAFCGFEDPRTKTKMSAAQALKKGWLYYEAGQRFLEVQYLTGGLIEPDTPGRVPLDEALQRGTVDARTAQKLRDVGAYSKYLTCPKTKLKISYKDALDRSMVEEGTGLRLLEAAAQSSKGYYSPYSVSGSGSTAGSRTGSRTGSRAGSRRGSFDATGSGFSMTFSSSSYSSSGYGRRYASGSSASVGGPESAVA